In the genome of Pan troglodytes isolate AG18354 chromosome 15, NHGRI_mPanTro3-v2.0_pri, whole genome shotgun sequence, one region contains:
- the LOC741101 gene encoding putative uncharacterized protein encoded by LINC00341, with the protein MVQQDVQGLKAQTAGLSISQHLLSGCHGNIIPNPTTLSSRETAIIRRDLGFPRGSWASFLKRLLLSSATRNTRPAHPQHLCGDEGQSPTVPLPVLMRKGGKKTYPEHLQYGHDTFKKPVLWSHDQKPECGEGQQPASEQPARGGVVNLGLVPRHDWLRAQCSTLWNVPWASVAFLSFAGRGLLPLWQLVS; encoded by the coding sequence ATGGTTCAGCAGGATGTTCAGGGCCTTAAAGCACAGACAGCAGGACTCAGCATCTCCCAGCACCTGCTCTCCGGTTGTCATGGTAACATCATCCCCAACCCAACCACCTTGTCCAGCCGAGAGACAGCAATCATAAGGAGGGACCTTGGTTTCCCCCGAGGATCCTGGGCTTCCTTTCTGAAACGCTTGCTTCTGAGCTCAGCAACCAGGAACACCAGGCCAGCCCATCCCCAGCACCTCTGTGGAGATGAGGGACAAAGTCCTACAGTCCCTCTTCCTGTTCTgatgagaaagggagggaagaaaacatACCCCGAGCACCTGCAATATGGTCATGACACTTTCAAAAAGCCTGTGCTATGGAGTCATGATCAGAAACCAGAGTGTGGAGAGGGTCAGCAGCCTGCCTCAGAGCAGCCAGCTAGAGGGGGAGTGGTAAATTTGGGACTTGTACCCAGGCATGACTGGCTCCGAGCCCAATGCTCCACTCTATGGAAtgttccctgggcctcagttgctttcctttcctttgcaggCCGCGGGCTGCTGCCACTCTGGCAGCTGGTGAGTTAG